GACGGCGTCCTCGACCTCGGGCCCTTCCGCGACCCGGTAGCCCAGTCCGATGAACGCATCGACGATCTCGTGTTCGACCTGGGTGAGCAGGTGCGGGCGGCCGGGGCGGACCCGCCGCGGCGGGAGGGTCAGGTCGAGCCGCTCGCGGGCGAGGCGCTGCTGCACCTCCGCTTCCTGCAGGGCGCGCTGGCGGGCGTGGAACCCCTCGTCGAACGCCTGACGGAAGGCGTTGACCCGGGCGCCGAGCTCACGCCGCTGGTCGGGCGGTAGGTCGCCGAGCTGCCGCTGGATCTGCGCCAACCGGCTGCGCCGGCCGGTGTGCTCGACACGGACCGCCTCCAGCGTGTCGAGGTCGCCCGCCCGATCGATGTCGTGCAGGGCCTGGTCCTGCAGCGCATCGAGCTCCTCGGCCTGGAGAACGTCGCTCAGTGATACACCTCCGTCGCGGTCTTAGGAAACCTAAGACAGCTCTCTCGCGCCGCTCCTGTGGAGCGTCGGTGAGAGGCTCACCTCGGTTCGGGGTGCGAGACTAACCGTGGTCGCCCCCGGCGCCCATCGCCGTCTCTGACGCGCGCTTGGGCAGCGCGACCCGGAACGTCGCACCGTCGCCCGGCTCGGACTCGACCCAAACCCGACCGCCGTGAGCCTCGACCAGTCCCTTGGTGATGTACAGCCCGAGGCCCGTCCCCGTCCGGCGGGTCTCGCGGCCTCGCGAGAACTTCGCGAAGATCTGCCGCTGCTGGTCACCAGGGATCCCGGGGCCGCGATCGTGCACCGCGATCTCCACATCCTCGCCACGGTCGATGACCTCCACCCGCACCGGGCTGTGGGGCGCGTAGCGCAGCGCGTTCTCGACGAGGTTGGTCAGGACCTGCTCGAGCTTGTCGGGATCGACGAACACGGTCGGCCGCCCCGACGACTGGATCGTGATGGGACGGGCGTCGTCGTCGTGCGCGGCCTTGTCCACCACCCGCTCCACCGCTGCGACCGCGTCGAGCCTGACCCGGTGCAGCTGCACCCGGCCCGCATCGATGCGGGCGACGTCGAGCAGTTCCGTGAGCAGCCGCGTGACGCGGTCAGCGTCGGCGTCGATCGTGGCCAGCATCTGCCGCTTCTGCTCGTCGCTGAACCGGTCCCACTTGGCCAGCATCGTCCGGGTGAAGCCCTTGACGCTGGTCAGCGGGGAGCGGATCTCGTGCGAGACGGTCGCGATGAGGTCGCTACGTGCGGCGTCGAGCCGCTGCTGGCGGCCGGCGTTGCGGAACGTCACGACCGCTCCACCGTTGGGGAGGCGTGCCCCGGCCACCGTGACCGGACGCAGGCGACCGCCGGGCAGTCTGACCTTCAGCAGACGCTCCGCCAGACGGTCTGTGACCGCGCTCGCAGGCCGCAGGCACCTGGCCACGTCCGTGCCGGTGTCGTCGATCAGGGTGAGGACGTCGGTCAGCGGCTTCCCGGCGGCGTCGGGCGCGACGCCGAGCAGGAACCCCGCTCGGGTGTTGCAGAAGGCGATGCGCTGGTCGGCATCGATCACCACCACCGCTTCGGGCAGCAGCTCGTAGGCTGCCAGGTCCCCGGTCGGGAGCGTGGTTTCCGCTCCGCCGTGCGCGTTCATCGGTCCGCTCCGCTCACGCCGGCGCGAGCGGCGGCGTACGCCGCGACGGCGACCGACGCGGCGAGGTTCAGCGATTCGACCGGGCCGAGCAGTGGGATGGCGACGACCTCGTCGACCGTCTCGATCACCTGCGTCGGTAGCCCGTGCGCTTCGTTGCCGAACAGCAGAGCCACCGGCGGCGCGAGGACCCCGGGCGCGTCGATCGCGGTTGCTCCGGCCACGTCCAGGGCCACCCGTGTCTGGTCCGCAGCGGCACAGGCCACCAGGACGTCTTCCGTGGCGATCCCGGTGACGATCGGAAGACGGGCCACCGCCCCTGCGGAGGCACGGACCGCCTTGGGGTTCCACGGGTCGACCGACCCGGCGGTGAGCACGATCCCGGCTGCGCCGGAGGCAGCGGCGGTCCGGATGGCGGTCCCGGCGTTGCCCGGGTCGGCGACCTGGTGCAGGACGATCAGATGTCCGCGTCCGACGACGTCGGCGAGGTCGGCCCGGCGCTGGCGGGCGACAGCGACGGCGCCCTGCGGGGTCATGCTGTCCGCGACGTGGCGCAGCACCGGCTCGTCGACCACCGTGAGGCGCACGCCGGCCGCGTCCGCCGCCGCTCGGAGATCGGCGGCCGCTCCGGGGACCGCGAACACCTCATCGACATCGCCGGACGTCAGCAGGTCACGGACCGCGCGCGGGCCCTCGACGAGGTAGCGCTGCTCGGCGTCGCGGGTCTTGCGCCGGGCCAGCGCCGCCGCCGCCTTGACGCGCGGGTTCCGCGGCGAGTGGACCTCGACCGTCCCGGCTGTCACGCCTGGTCGTCGCCGAGCGCTGTCTTGGCGGTCGCGACCAGCTGGGAGAACGCACCGGGATCGTGGACCGCGAGGTCCGCCAGCACCTTGCGGTCGACCTCGACCTCGGCGAGCTTCAGGCCGTGAACCAGGCGGCTGTACGACAGGCCGTCCTGGCGGGCTGCCGCGTTGATCCGGGTGATCCAAAGCTTGCGGAAGTCGCCCTTGCGTCGACGCCGGTCGCGGTAGGCGTACCGCTCGGCGTGCATGACGGCTTCCTTGGCCGCCTTGTAGCGCCGGCTGCGTGCGCCACGGAAGCCCTTGGCACGCTCCAGGACCTCACGGTGCTTCTTCTTGCTGTGGACACCGCGCTTGACCCGTGCCATCGCGCTCCCTCCTCGGATCGTTCGTGCTACTTGTTGAGCAGCTTCTTGGCCCGCTTCGCCGGTGCGTTCGCCAACTCGAACGGCCCCGTCAGACGCCGCTTGCGGCGGGAGCTCTTCTTCTCCAGCAGGTGGTTCTTGTTGCGCTTGCGACCAAGCACCTTCCCGGTCCGGGTGACCCGGAAGCGTTTCTTGGCGCCGCTGTGGGTCTTCTGTTTCACGTCTGGCCCCTGTGCAGTCGTCGTTCGGGGCGACCGCCGATCAGCTGGCCGCCTCCTCCTTCTTGGCACGCTCCCGGCGGGGTGCGAGCACCATCACCATGTTCCGACCGTCCACGGTGGGAACCGACTCGACGGTGGCGAGGTCGCTCATGTCCTCGGCGAGGCGGTCCAGGTGGGACTTGCCGATCTCCGGGTGGGTCACCTCACGACCACGGAACATGATGGTGACACGGACCTTCGCGCCGTCCTTCAGGAACCGCGCGACGTGACCGGCCTTGGTCGAGTAGTCGTTGTCCGAGATCTTCGGCCGCATCTTGATCTCCTTGACCTCGATGCGGCTCTGCTTCTTGCGGGCTTCCTTCTGCCGCTGGGCCTCCTGGTACTTGAACCGGCCGTAGTCCATCACCCGACACACGACCGGCTGCGCCTGCGGTGCGACCTCGACCAGATCCATCTCGCGCTGGCGCGCGAACTGCA
This genomic stretch from Actinomycetota bacterium harbors:
- a CDS encoding ATP-binding protein, which encodes MNAHGGAETTLPTGDLAAYELLPEAVVVIDADQRIAFCNTRAGFLLGVAPDAAGKPLTDVLTLIDDTGTDVARCLRPASAVTDRLAERLLKVRLPGGRLRPVTVAGARLPNGGAVVTFRNAGRQQRLDAARSDLIATVSHEIRSPLTSVKGFTRTMLAKWDRFSDEQKRQMLATIDADADRVTRLLTELLDVARIDAGRVQLHRVRLDAVAAVERVVDKAAHDDDARPITIQSSGRPTVFVDPDKLEQVLTNLVENALRYAPHSPVRVEVIDRGEDVEIAVHDRGPGIPGDQQRQIFAKFSRGRETRRTGTGLGLYITKGLVEAHGGRVWVESEPGDGATFRVALPKRASETAMGAGGDHG
- a CDS encoding RNA methyltransferase; translation: MTAGTVEVHSPRNPRVKAAAALARRKTRDAEQRYLVEGPRAVRDLLTSGDVDEVFAVPGAAADLRAAADAAGVRLTVVDEPVLRHVADSMTPQGAVAVARQRRADLADVVGRGHLIVLHQVADPGNAGTAIRTAAASGAAGIVLTAGSVDPWNPKAVRASAGAVARLPIVTGIATEDVLVACAAADQTRVALDVAGATAIDAPGVLAPPVALLFGNEAHGLPTQVIETVDEVVAIPLLGPVESLNLAASVAVAAYAAARAGVSGADR
- the rplT gene encoding 50S ribosomal protein L20, which codes for MARVKRGVHSKKKHREVLERAKGFRGARSRRYKAAKEAVMHAERYAYRDRRRRKGDFRKLWITRINAAARQDGLSYSRLVHGLKLAEVEVDRKVLADLAVHDPGAFSQLVATAKTALGDDQA
- the rpmI gene encoding 50S ribosomal protein L35, yielding MKQKTHSGAKKRFRVTRTGKVLGRKRNKNHLLEKKSSRRKRRLTGPFELANAPAKRAKKLLNK
- the infC gene encoding translation initiation factor IF-3, with protein sequence MFRGRQRTGGSSINEEPRLNEEIHEREVRLIGPDGDQIGIVSLAEALQFARQREMDLVEVAPQAQPVVCRVMDYGRFKYQEAQRQKEARKKQSRIEVKEIKMRPKISDNDYSTKAGHVARFLKDGAKVRVTIMFRGREVTHPEIGKSHLDRLAEDMSDLATVESVPTVDGRNMVMVLAPRRERAKKEEAAS